The genomic segment CATAAAGGGTAGAAAATTCATAGACCGGGAATGAATTTCTCATAGTAGAAATGAGAAGGCAGGGGCTCTTAAAGATAGAAACCTATTGCTACTGGTCCTGTCAAAATTATATCCATTCTCACAGGCGGTCAAGTTTGTGAAAAACCATTCGGTTGCAATACATTGTAAAAAAATATGTTAAGGACTAGGTTAGTTAAAAGATTCTGTTAGCTGGCTTGGTCCTTTTTTCTTGGGAGGACGGAGCGATGATAAAAGTGATTATGATTGTTGTAACAGCTATTTTCCTTAGTTCCTGGTATGCGTGCCTGGTGGCAGGCAAAAGAGCAGATGAAGAAATAAGTGCTTTGTTTGAAAAAGAAAAGAAGCAGGGAAGTGAGGAATAAACGAATGAATGGAGGTATCTATAGCACTGGAAATGAAATCGTAGATGAAAATGCAAAACTGAATATATCTGGAAATATCATTCCGCAGGTGTGGTATCGGACAATCATCAGAGAAAGTGGAAAGCCAAATCTAACAGCTATTATTATACTGGCAGATATTGTGTACTGGTATAAGCCTACAGAAATCAGAGATGAAGGAACCGGACAGGTTATTGGGGTAAGAAAGAAATTTAAGTCAGACCTTCTTCAGAGAAGTTACCAGCAGATCAGCGAACAGTTTGGGATTTCTAAAAAAGAAGCGACAAATGCAGTGGTATTTTTAGAGAAGCTGGGTGTGGTAAAACGGGTATTTAGAACCATTTCCATGAATGGGATTGTTGTAAATAATGTTCTGTATCTGGAATTGATCGTAGACCGGTTAAAAGAATTGACTTATCCAGAAGAAACAGGAGCAGATCCGGTTTCTTTTGAAAAAGGCAAAGGGAAATCCAAAGCAGAGAAAATCAGTTCCCATACAGCCATAGAGGAAGAGATACATTTTGTAGAAGAGAGGGCTGTCCCTTTCCAAAGGGAGAGGGTATCACCATTCAAAGAGGGAGCATACCTTGACAGGGAAACAGAGCTCTGGATACCCAAAGAGGGACCTCAGACTGATAGCGGGCATACAAATACAGAGATTACTACAAAGACTACAGCAGAAAGTACCCAAAAGAATACAACAGAAATAGTGAATGGGTATAGAGATAATCCTATCTTATCCTATCAGGCAGCAGAAGAACAGTTCAAAGATCAGATTGATTATGATGCGATATGGATAGACAGACCTTTTGACAGAAAACTGCTCAATGAGATTGTAGGGCTTGCAGTAGATGTTTTGACGTCCAATGCAAAGACCATAAGGGTAAATCAGGAAGAACGACCTCTTGGCATTGTACAGGGAATGTATAAAAAGCTGGATAAGTTTACCGTAGAGTATGTGATAGACTCAATTAAGCAGTGTACAAGGAAAGCTAATAATATCCGGGCAGTGCTGCTTACCGCTTTATACAATGCCACATTGACAGCAAACAGCTATATATCCAATCTGTTTGCTTATCAGGAAGCTATCCCTCAGACGTAAGGAGCGTGATAGAAAGTAACAAAATTAAGAAAATTCAGGACAGCTCATGGATATACACAGAGAGAACTTGCGGCTGTCTTGGGTATCAGTCTTCGGACGTATCAGAGGATTGAATACGGACAGCAAAAGCCAAATGTCTATGTAGTTGTCCTGCTTCAGCGGCTATTTCAAAAAGATATTAGTGAGATTATGGAGGAATATACAGAATGAGGGAAGAAAGGTTTCGTATTCAGTGCCCCAAACATTTTCTGGTTGGAGATTCAGAGCATTTTGAAAAATCTTCACAGGAAAAGGATTCGGATTTTGTAGTAGATTATGCTCCACCGGAAATATTTGAAGCCGGGATTGTTTTACAGGAGATGGGGACGGAAGGAGAGACCTATTGCACAATGTATGTCTATTTTGCCCCAGAGGAACACATGCCGGTTTATATGGACAGCATGAAATACGACTTACAAAAAGTATCCATTCGGAAAATCTTTGTTGATACCGAAGAATATCTCATAAAAGTAAATGAGAAGACAAAAAAGTTTTGTGCAGGTGAGGACGGTTGTTGGGGTTCCTATACAGAACTTTACCGGAGAGAGAACGGGGAACGTCAGACGGATGCAGTGATTGTTTTTCTGTGTATGCCAGATGAAATGAAGTTTCAGGAAATGGAAGCGGTGATGGGGGAACTGTTTGACAAACTTCCTGTGATAAACAAAGAAAAGAAAGAAGCAGGTCAAGAACCAAAGAGAACAAGATAAAATACAAACTATAACTTTCAGGAGGATAAGAACGTGGAAACTAAAATGATTATTGGAATTGATCATGGAAACCGTAACATGAAAACTGCAAATACTGTATTTTCAGCAGCAATCCAGCCTTTGCAGGCAAGGCCGGACAGCCTGGAACACATTCTGGAATACCAGAACCAGTTTTATTATGTGGGTGGGAAAGTACCGGAAAAGGAATGCGTAGATAAGACAGAGAATGAAAACTATTATCTTCTTACCCTTGCAGCACTGGCGCAGGAAATGCGCTGCCGGGGACTGACAGACGCTTCCGTAAAAATGGGAGCTGCCCTGCCACCCAGAAGATTTCAGCAGCAGAAAGAAAATTTTAAGAAATATCTGTTAAAGACAAAGGAACTGCATTTCCGCTATGAAGGAGTACATTATCATGTGTCTTTGGAAAATGTGTTTGTTTTTATGCAGGGGCATGTGGTGATCCATACGCTTTTAGAAGCGGTTCCCGGTTATTGCCTTTTAGTAGATATTGGTGGAGGGACTACCGACCTGGTAGAGTTTGTTGACGGAATGCCGGACGGGAAGTATTCGATTTCGGATAAGGCAGCTTTGTATTGTATCGGAAAAGTCAATGAGGAAGCCATTGCAAAAACAGGGGCAGGGGTACCGGCATACATTACAGAAGCATTTATGAGGACAGGAAGCTATGACTGCCCGAAGCAGTATCAGGAAGTGATTATAAACTGTTTGAAATCCTATGCAGAGGAAATTTATGGTATCATACAGGCAAATCATTATAATCTGGACCTGACCAAAATGGTATTCATGGGAGGTGGTTCTTCCATTGTGGAGCATTTTGGAGCTAATGAGGGAAAAGATGTACAGTTTGTGACGGATATACATGCCAATGCAAGGGGCTGTGAAGAAGCAGTGAAAAGTATTATCCGGGCAAAACAGAGGAAAATGCGGACGGCATGATAGGAAGTGAATGCTTATGGATACGGAAAAAGTATATACTACTTCACTGCGGCTGTATAAAAACAGGCCGGTACATCATCAGGCATACCGATATCTGAAGGAGTATAACAAAGATATTTTCAAGACGAAAGACGATTTCATAGCAGAAGCAATCGTTTATTTTGCAAAATACCTGCAGCAGGAAGAAGATGTACAGCAGATGAAACTATTAAATACCCTTCTGGAGAACCAGAAAGAACAATTTTGTAAAATCGTAAAAGAAGCGGTTTCAAAGGCACAGGAAGAAGCCTTTGAGAAGCGGGGTGTGCTGGAAAAGACCGTTCAGGGAGAACTTTCTGACGGTGGAACGATAGCAGAGAACAGGGAAAAGGAAGAAGCCTGTATGGAAAAAGATTTACGGTTTGCGGAATTTTATGGGGCATTTGAAGAATAAGGAGGAAAAAGATATGGCAGTAGGAAGAAGTGTATGGGAAGTTGTAAAAGGGATTTTCATTGCAGTGGGGAAACTGCTGTATCTGACAGGGAAACTGGTGATATGTTTGTTTCTGCTGGTTCTGCAGCTTGTTTTGGCAGTGTTCCATGCAGGAAGCAGGGAATAGAAAGGGGATTGACGGGTGCATTGGATACGGGACAGACCGTATACAAAAGATAGAAAAAAGAAGATAGAAAATGGAAAGCAGGCTTGTGTGGCCTGCTTTTTTTGACGAAAAAATGAAAAGGAGCAAAGCTATGATGAAAGGAAAAAAGAAAAGGCTGCTGGCTGGGACGCTGGCACTTCTTCTTAGTTGTTCTACGTTACTCAATACAGGGATCACCGCACTGGCTTCTGAACAGTCTGAGGAACATGCACAGATACAGGAAGTAAAACAGGAGGAGGCTGCTTCAGAAACATTACCGGAGTTGGAAGAGGTAAAGGAGCAACTAACAGAAGAAGAACTGGTGTATGCAGAGGATCTTACCATAAAAGCAGGAGAGTCCTTTGACCTGGAAACAGATTACAGGGGTTTTCAGAAAAATGATGAAAAAGTAAAGGTAACGTTTCTGAAAGCAGAAGGGGACTCCGGCAATTCTTTTGATTTCAATACCCCAGGTTCTTACCAGGCATTTTATCGTGTTGATCCGTTAAGCGGAAACCCTTCCTATCAGATTATGAGAAGAATTGTGGTAGAAGCAAGGGAAAACAGTACACAGGAACCCCAGGGAGAAGTAAGCCAGCATACCGAAGATGGCTCCGGTGAGGACGGTGAGGCGGACCCTGACCCGGAGATACCGGAGGTACTGACGGAAGAACCGGAAATGCCAGATGCAGGGGCAGAGTTGATTGATCTGACACCAAAAGAGGATAAGGGAATGTTCTTATCGGTTGTTCCGGCAGCAATGGAGCAGCAAAAAGGAAGCAATGTACATCTGGTACAGGGAGAGAAAATCCCATACCCTTCTAACGTGGGGAACTATTCTACTTCCTATTTCACCGTAAATGGCCATGTGGCATATTGTCTGGAGTCTATGAAGGCTTCCCCGCCGACCTCGGATTATGTAGCCAATGAATTTGAAAGCAACCCGGAATTACAGAAAGTCCTTTATTATGGATATGGCGGTCCCGGGGACATTACTGGGGAGTATATGCCCTCTTTTGACTGGAAGACAAAGTATATTTTTACGCATTTAGCTGCCGCTTATTCTTATTGTGGCATGGACGGTTTTTATGGCTGTACCTTTGAAGATATTAAGGCAAGCGGTGTGTGGGGATATATCCAGCATATTTACAGCCTGGAAGCACCTCCGACAGCAGCAATCACGTTGTCCCCAAAGGAAGCAAAGGGTTATGAAAGTGGAAAGGAACAGCGTACCGGAGAATTTACTTTAAAAGGTGACCATAGAAACTATATTACTTTAAAAATGCCAGAGAATGTGACTTATCACAGTGGAAGTACAAAACAGACAGGAACCGTAAAGATCAATGGAAATACCACATTCTATTTCAGTGCTCCCAAAACTGTAACTGGTACATGGAACAGTGGTAAGCTGAAAGGACAAATGGGAACTCAGTGGAAGACCTTAGTATTGTCTACGGGTTCTGGTTCTCAGGATATTGGGTATGGGGCATTTTTTGAAGAAGAAAGTGCTTCTGTGGAATTTACGGTGAAGTGGCTAGACCTGGCAAGGGTAAAGGTAACAAAAAAAGATAAGAACAGTAAAGTAAATCTGTCCGGCGCTGTTTTTGGTATTTATTCAGACAGTGCATGTAAAAACCTTCTTGTACAGATGCCGGCCACAGACAGCAATGGTACTTCTGAGGTGGAACTTCCGAAAACCCAGGATACGGTATATTTAAAAGAAATTTCTGTTCCAGAAGGATATAAGCTGAATACAGAGTCTTTTAACGTGAAGCTGGAAACAGGAAAAACAACTTCTGTTGCAGTGACGAATGAGGAACAGAAAGGAAAAATCACAATCCGTAAAAAAGGTGAGGTTCTGACCGGAGTAACCGGAGAAGAGGGAAACCTGACTTTTGTATATGGAAATGCGGACTTTGCAGGGGCAGAATATAACATTTATGCGGCAGAGGATATTTACAGCCAGGATAAAGTGACGAAGGTGCATAAAGCAGGGGATTTGGTAGAAAGTCTGACAACAGGGGAAGATGGAAGCGCTGTTTCCAAAGAATTGTATCTTGGAAAATATAAGGTTGTAGAACAGAAAGCACCGGAAAATCTGGTGATTGGGAAAACAGAACAGGAACGTACCCAGTTTGTAACCTTGTCCTATGCAGGACAGAATGTAGAGCTATCCCAGGGGGAAACCGTTTTTACCAATGCAAGACCGGAGATTTCCGTAAATGTAGTGAAAAAATCGAAACATGATGATGTTACCCTGGAAGGTGCGACGTTTGGCTTGTATGTAGAAGAAGACCTGACAGCAGCAGACGGAAAGGTCCTTGTAGAAAAAGGAAGCCTGGTGGAACGTGCTGTTTCCGACAGGGAAGGAATGGCTGTGTTCCATGCAGATATTCCTTTGAATTTCCATTACAGTGTAAAGGAAATCCAGGCACCGGATAAGTACTATATGACAGATGAGGTGTATCGTTTCTTCTATGAATATAAAGACGACAGCACCTACACATATACTTTTTC from the Blautia wexlerae DSM 19850 genome contains:
- a CDS encoding DUF6017 domain-containing protein gives rise to the protein MNGGIYSTGNEIVDENAKLNISGNIIPQVWYRTIIRESGKPNLTAIIILADIVYWYKPTEIRDEGTGQVIGVRKKFKSDLLQRSYQQISEQFGISKKEATNAVVFLEKLGVVKRVFRTISMNGIVVNNVLYLELIVDRLKELTYPEETGADPVSFEKGKGKSKAEKISSHTAIEEEIHFVEERAVPFQRERVSPFKEGAYLDRETELWIPKEGPQTDSGHTNTEITTKTTAESTQKNTTEIVNGYRDNPILSYQAAEEQFKDQIDYDAIWIDRPFDRKLLNEIVGLAVDVLTSNAKTIRVNQEERPLGIVQGMYKKLDKFTVEYVIDSIKQCTRKANNIRAVLLTALYNATLTANSYISNLFAYQEAIPQT
- a CDS encoding helix-turn-helix domain-containing protein, with the protein product MGISLRTYQRIEYGQQKPNVYVVVLLQRLFQKDISEIMEEYTE
- a CDS encoding ParM/StbA family protein; this encodes METKMIIGIDHGNRNMKTANTVFSAAIQPLQARPDSLEHILEYQNQFYYVGGKVPEKECVDKTENENYYLLTLAALAQEMRCRGLTDASVKMGAALPPRRFQQQKENFKKYLLKTKELHFRYEGVHYHVSLENVFVFMQGHVVIHTLLEAVPGYCLLVDIGGGTTDLVEFVDGMPDGKYSISDKAALYCIGKVNEEAIAKTGAGVPAYITEAFMRTGSYDCPKQYQEVIINCLKSYAEEIYGIIQANHYNLDLTKMVFMGGGSSIVEHFGANEGKDVQFVTDIHANARGCEEAVKSIIRAKQRKMRTA